The nucleotide window AATTGGTTGGATTGGTTGGCcactatataatacatattacTTTGAATCTAAATTATTTCTACGAGAACTAATCAGTCAGGTAAAATATTACTTTTTCATATATAGACTATAGatttttattatgatattattatttacattatttttcttTCCTCTTTTCTACTCCtttattttcctcttttttCTGAATTTAATTATACTCTTTcagttttctctttttttattctGTTTATACTACATCTGTTCgttaaaaatagatattttgatatttttacatattagaAAAAACACATTAGTCATGCATCGTTTTTTGAAATTATCAAATTCcaatactttttaaataataatcttTCAATAAATtcaatcaatattattaaaatttgcaatttttgtataaaaaacataaataaatctatttttgtgaaacaaatatttttaaaaaaattatcttaatgAAACAAAAGGAGTATTTGACTACAAATACCTAtcagatatatataaataaagtttTATATCTGACCACAAATACCTATCGCatatacaattaaaaattaatatggaCAGAAATAGCCAAATGTCTGCCCTAAAAGTTGGCTGTCGACCAATATTGTCTATATCGTGGATTTGTGGTCAGGACTGATGTGATCCCAAAGGGACCAAACATGCTTTCGTTTTCTCATTATCTGTTTATCTCCATTTTCTCATCTGTTTTtccttatcttctttttttagaCTCTTTTAATTCCTTCGTTGTTTATTTCAGCTGATCATCCTCGTCGATAGGATTTTGAATGCACATAGTTtagaatatatacatatatatattgtttatttcTGGGTttcaacaaacaaaacaaacaaaaaaaaacagtttcggTGGCAATTTTTGGGggttttaaattaatataaacttGGATTACAAGTAAATCACTATAACACAGTTTCGAATGTCACCGGCCataaaaaacaagaaagaaagacaattatatatcaataacaacttcattttgttttagaaaaaaatcaccGATTATGAAGTGAATCAAGCATGGAGCTTCATGTGACTTGTCTTTGAATCAAAGGCATATCACATGAATCTCCATACTTTATTCAGTTCATCATCGGTGATGTTTTctaaaacaaaatgaaattttatGTGGCTTGCACCCTTATATCTCCAAGACTCTAACAATTAGGCATGTGATATTTTTGGACGTCTGTAATCTGGTTTCAACAAATCATATCATCATTCGAACCACTTTTATGGTGGTACAGAAGACATTCAGGAAATTTTGTGCAcccagttataaaaatgtattactgatttttctcttttaactTCATTTTATCTCAGCTGACGGTGATACAATCAGGATACTACTAGCTAGATGCTAAAAGGTGACTTCCCCTCCTTAGTTTGTTTTTTACCCATTGAAGACATTGATCTATTTCCACATATAAAGTCATTATTCTACAGCagtattacattttttttttttttgagaaaaggcttaacaatataattttttaacattGAGTTAACGATTTTTAGAATTTATGACAAAAAATATCAATCAATTTAAGTATTtgtagaaaatatattaatttttgtgtCTGCAATTTATTTTGGTGGGATGCAAATTGGATgtcttatataatttttaaaagtacacTGTAATTCATTTCATGacacaaataattttacaaatacTTCAATATTCGACTGAacctaatttttatataatatatattggtCAAATATTACCAAACGGTACATCTTTAGAAACATTACGACCTCCAAATACAGTAAAACATGCCTAGAATAACAAATTTATACacgtaaaaaaaaatgaaatatttctgGATTCAAATATCACTAAAGTTATGagtgaataacaatttttaaaatttaatatattaagtttgaaaaaatatgtaaaagcaaaaagaaaaatgatgtTGATGTATCGAAATTTGGATGGATCGACCTAATatctttacaaaattaattgaaaacaaaCTTATGGCCTCAAATTATACAGAAATATATCaagtattataaatttataaccgTTCATATCCTATTTATTTACCACAAAGGTTGATGCAACAGTACAAGTGTACAACACACTGGTTGAATCGTAGACTAACTCTAGTTAAAGGTAGGTGGACCCAAAGGATTAGAACTCTGTGTATGCTGCTTTCTGTGGTCCGTGTATGTCGTGGGTCCCATACCGCACCTCACGACCCGAACACCTTATCCACAACCGGGCTCTAACCGGAAATCGAGACCCGATCTCCTATagattgctttttttttgttcacccCATCGACTAATTTGGCGGCGCCATGTACTTTGCGTTTCATGTCTCATTTTTCTGGTATTCCAGAATTAATCTTTGCTTTTCGTGACTTACCACGTCAATATTGTGATTTGTGAGGATAAGCGGTGTATTATTAGTTATAGAAACAGTTTACGGTCCAAAAGTTAAAGTCCAACTGGGACCACTCAGGTTAAAAAGTAGATCCAATGGGAGCTGAAAGACCAAAGTCCCTACCAATATGTACCGCGTGTGCATATTCATACAGTACTaattcattttatatttgtaaactTACTTTTAATTGGTTGATGAAAAATACATTCATACAAAATCTATGAATAGCCATAAATAAAGTAACAATTTGATATACTCTGGGCCAATTTTTGAAAGGTTCACCTTATAAGTTTAGCTAGAGACAATTATTCAAGTTACTACTATATCGTAATTTTAATCTTATATAGTGTGGGCCTTTTTCTATAAGTGACTCGTGACACTAATAGTGATTTTAGCAATAAATTACCTATTACTTagggaaaaaaatatatttatgtcattatcaattttattaacCTTACATAAATGTAGAAGAAAATTgcataaaatgaaataaaaaaacgaGGACGGACTCACGCGTCTCAAACTCTCTTATGGATTTTATGGTCTGAcacgaaaagaaaaaataaagatttacaAAAGTTTCAGCACTTTCCTTTATTTATTAAAGAATATCACTTTTGTGAAAATTCAATTTTGATGTCTTCAGTTGCTGAACCTGCCGGGATGATGAGGAAGAGCTTCCGTCGTCAGAAATCTCAGGTAATATTTGTTGTGTGTCCTTACAGATCACGATgtcttaaataaaaatgattggTTCTAAACAAAAATGTTGTATGATTTACACAGAGATTATGGGCGAAGGTTGTTATGAGGAAGTGGTTGAACATAAGTGCTAGAGATCTTGAGTATGGTGCTGATACTGAAGACGAATCCGAAAACGAGGACGTTGTAGAGGAAAACCACGACTCTAGCTCCGACGAAGgttcttgtttcttctttctctctctctctccagaaTCATTCATCAGTTCTTCTTTTCCGTTTATCTAAGCCGTTTAAACCGGTTTAACAGATAATGAAGAATCGAGCACGCGAAGGAGAGGATCTACTCAATCGTGGGTTAGTGAGATCTCGGAGGATCCTATAACCGTCGCTGAAGCAGCCGCGGAGTTTACTAGCAATGGTAATGCCGAATTGCATAGGTTGTTTATGAGATTCACTGTGCTGTGGTTTCTAAGTTTTTCAGTTCATTTTCTTTGCTGGAATtcagaaattttattaaaaataaaaaccatattaaaatattggtgGTCTGGTGGTATTTTAGTAGTTCGGATTCAAACTATCTTTGATACTTAATtctttaaattaagaaaaaaaaactgacttCAGATACTTAGGAGATTATAGACTTAAGATCCAAGATTCCTATGTAGTTAACAAAATTAAACTggagaaacaatttttttttggatatattttaaactatttttgatGAAATCAGATGCGCCGTTGAAGTTAAGGAGAAGGAATTCAGAAACATTGAGGGCACAGTACATTAACAACAAAGAAATAAGGTATAacatttgatgtttttttttttaaacatttgatgtttttttttaaaaacatttcatgtttctttcgcttttttttatatatatatatatatattaattttgatcGTAGTCGTACTATATAGATTCCGAAGTTTGTTGGGTGATAACTGATAAGGAGACCTACCATGTCGGAATTATAATAGCGAAAACTTGTCGTGTGCAGAGTATGTGTTGGTACGTGGAACGTAGGAGGAGTATCACCACCTTCTGATCTTGACATCGATGACTGGATCGACATTAATCATTCTGCTGATATCTACGTTCTTGggtaaaccaaaaataaaaatattatttatttttcctcaACGACATAGACAAAACTAACTCTGTTCAATATGTTCATGTTCTTGTTTTGTCTGAAGTTTGCAAGAGGTTGTACCTTTGAATGCTGGAAACATACTTGGAGCTGAAGATAACCGGCCCGTTGCGAAATGGGAAGAAGTGATCAGAGAAGCATTGAACCGAGTCAGACCCAAAAACTCTGGGGTTAAGAGTTACAGTGATCCACCAACTCCAGGGATATTCAAACCATTTGACGAAACACACGATGTTATAGAGGAAGAAGTAGATTACGAGAGCGATAGCGACGCTGGCGTTGAGATTCACCCCAtcaacgaggaagaagaagaaagcctCGGGGAGCTAAAGCATGACGGTGGAGTTGTAGGTGAAGTCAACACTCTCGTTGATCCTAACTCCGGTGTGCCGGTTGTTGAGATTAAAAGACAGTTCTCTTCTCCTAAGAAGCTAGACAGACAAATCTGTTTACGTGTTGATAGCTTTGACAAAAGGAAGAAGGATGAGGATTCCCCTGGAACTGGTATGAAAACGCTAAACCGGATGTTAAGTGGGAAAGAAAGGATCGGTTTAAGCTGGCCTGAGCCTCCTTTGAGCATGTTAGGACCTTCTTGCGTTCTAGATAGACAGCCTTCCATGAAGTCAACAGCGTCCTTACAAACAACGAAGTCTTTCAAGGCTTACAATTCGTTTAAGTATGTGGCCGGAAGCAACAACGGGGTTGCACCGGAGGTATTGGCTCTAGCGTCCATGGACCTGACGTCGCTGATGGAGAGGAAACGAAGACCGGCTTATGTGAGGCTAGTGAGTAAACAAATGGTTGGGATTCTTTTAACCATTTGGGTTAAACGAAGCATGCGGAAACACATTCAAAACGTACGAGTCTCTACCGTTGGAGTTGGCATCATGGGTTATATTGGTAACAAGGTATATAAAGATtatatatttcattaattttcttttaatgtatagCTGATCCGGTCAGCTCGGTAAGAACGTAATTAGTGCTACAGTGTGGACATCTCTAACTCattaatttttatgttatattgtTTCAGAATCGTTTTATAAAGTGATATGTGGTATGCAGGGAGCTGTGTCTGTGAGTATGTCGATATACCAGACGTTCTTCTGTTTCATATGCACTCATTTGACGGCAGGAGAAAGAGAAGTTGATCAGATCAAGAGGAATGCTGATGTTCACGAGATACATAAAAGAACAGTGTTTCACTCTGTCTCAGCTCTTGGACTTCCCAAGCTTATCTATGATCACGAGTCTGTATTTTGTACTCTCTTCtacaaattgtttttatttatattcttctaactttattttgttttcaccTCTTTGCAGACGAATAATCTGGTTAGGAGATCTTAACTATCGGCTTAATTTATCGTATGAGAAAACCAAAGACCTAATTTCCAAGAAAGAGTGGTCCAAGTTACTTGAATATGATCAGGTAAGCTTAACCGTTGATCTTTTTTATTAAGGTTAAGCTCAACTTTgcttattttgttttctttcctaAGAATGAGTATTTATATTGCAGCTGGTAAAGGAATACAAGAAAGGTCGAGCATTCGACGGATGGTCAGAAGGAACTCTACAATTTGCACCAACCTATAAGTACCAAGCGCATTCGGATGAGTACACCGGGAGCGATGGAAAGGCGACGAAGAGAACACCAGCTTGGTGTGATAGAATACTATCTTTTGGCAAAGGAATGAGGTTGGTCCAATACCGGCGTACCGAAAATAAGTTCTCAGATCATCGTCCGGTTGTAGCAATATACATGGCTGAAGTCGAGGTGTTTTCCGCGAGGAAGCTTCAGCGAGCTTTGACATTTACGGATGCAGAGATTGAAGACGAGGGACTTGTGGCCGTAGTCGTTTAAGAgaataagaagaaaagaagagctTAAGATTTGGTGCTTGTTGTTTGTTTGATCTTTGCATATGAAGTATTGGCGAAAGAGACATTCTCTTTCTACGGATAGTTTTAATCTTATGTCGTTACTGATGCATCACACTGGAAAACGTTCCTAGTGTTATACTTCTATCTTGAAATTAGTCATTCGCATTCGTGTCTTTTTTGAATAAGAATCGATAGAGTTCGATAATTCTTTGGAACTGTTATTACTTTAGAATCTGCTTCGAGATAGTTTCCGCGGAGTAGTTTTTGACTTTGAGTTTCAGCTCATCCAATTCGAAATGTTGTTTGCTCATTGCGTACTTGTTCTGTGATATATGTTTCAAGGAAAATCCGCCAACTTTTTGACCCAAAATCCGAAAGCAAACCTTATTAAAAAATGTGAATCTTAATCCAATgcaatctataaaaatatttgaatatatatatatatatatatctatatatatatatatatatattatgtttgagGAAATTCGTAGCGAGTCGAATAAAATCTTATCTAAAATTAATCtgaacatatctaaaattaaataaacattactttaatatatatatatatatatttctttatagatttttattaattttgtttgtttttaattattggaAGTTTAGTTCATTTCAGATATTATTTTTCATGAGTTTAAATTATGCATTCATAAATAAAGTAGTAGTATAAGATTTCTTAAGTTTTGTAATCcactttttttaaatataattttgagttttaataatTATCATTTAGTTGAAggcaaaaaaacaaacaaacaaaagtttGTAGTTCGGTCAACGTTTGAGTTTATCaaggttttaaaattttccaattTTCCAAAGATATTAGAAACGCTGCCGACAAAGCGAAGGagtaaaaaagaaagagaaaaggaAGTTAAggtgtccaaaaaaaaaaacataatcctTATTTGTTTTGGAAAAATAACCACCATaaagttttgtatatataaagtaataGCGACCTCGGTTACAATGAATCAGATCTAAGATGAGTTGTGTTGAGTCGAGGATGTCCAATTACGGATCGGAAGAGTCACGACCGCAGAAGAAAAGAAGGAATGAGAAGGCATCTCCGAGGTGGTGGTGGTCGTTGCCAGACGCGGTGGCTCTGAGCATCGTGG belongs to Brassica rapa cultivar Chiifu-401-42 chromosome A07, CAAS_Brap_v3.01, whole genome shotgun sequence and includes:
- the LOC103830835 gene encoding type IV inositol polyphosphate 5-phosphatase 3 isoform X2, which translates into the protein MMRKSFRRQKSQRLWAKVVMRKWLNISARDLEYGADTEDESENEDVVEENHDSSSDEDNEESSTRRRGSTQSWVSEISEDPITVAEAAAEFTSNDAPLKLRRRNSETLRAQYINNKEIRVCVGTWNVGGVSPPSDLDIDDWIDINHSADIYVLGLQEVVPLNAGNILGAEDNRPVAKWEEVIREALNRVRPKNSGVKSYSDPPTPGIFKPFDETHDVIEEEVDYESDSDAGVEIHPINEEEEESLGELKHDGGVVGEVNTLVDPNSGVPVVEIKRQFSSPKKLDRQICLRVDSFDKRKKDEDSPGTGMKTLNRMLSGKERIGLSWPEPPLSMLGPSCVLDRQPSMKSTASLQTTKSFKAYNSFKYVAGSNNGVAPEVLALASMDLTSLMERKRRPAYVRLVSKQMVGILLTIWVKRSMRKHIQNVRVSTVGVGIMGYIGNKGAVSVSMSIYQTFFCFICTHLTAGEREVDQIKRNADVHEIHKRTVFHSVSALGLPKLIYDHERIIWLGDLNYRLNLSYEKTKDLISKKEWSKLLEYDQLVKEYKKGRAFDGWSEGTLQFAPTYKYQAHSDEYTGSDGKATKRTPAWCDRILSFGKGMRLVQYRRTENKFSDHRPVVAIYMAEVEVFSARKLQRALTFTDAEIEDEGLVAVVV
- the LOC103830835 gene encoding type IV inositol polyphosphate 5-phosphatase 3 isoform X1, whose protein sequence is MLKVAEPAGMMRKSFRRQKSQRLWAKVVMRKWLNISARDLEYGADTEDESENEDVVEENHDSSSDEDNEESSTRRRGSTQSWVSEISEDPITVAEAAAEFTSNDAPLKLRRRNSETLRAQYINNKEIRVCVGTWNVGGVSPPSDLDIDDWIDINHSADIYVLGLQEVVPLNAGNILGAEDNRPVAKWEEVIREALNRVRPKNSGVKSYSDPPTPGIFKPFDETHDVIEEEVDYESDSDAGVEIHPINEEEEESLGELKHDGGVVGEVNTLVDPNSGVPVVEIKRQFSSPKKLDRQICLRVDSFDKRKKDEDSPGTGMKTLNRMLSGKERIGLSWPEPPLSMLGPSCVLDRQPSMKSTASLQTTKSFKAYNSFKYVAGSNNGVAPEVLALASMDLTSLMERKRRPAYVRLVSKQMVGILLTIWVKRSMRKHIQNVRVSTVGVGIMGYIGNKGAVSVSMSIYQTFFCFICTHLTAGEREVDQIKRNADVHEIHKRTVFHSVSALGLPKLIYDHERIIWLGDLNYRLNLSYEKTKDLISKKEWSKLLEYDQLVKEYKKGRAFDGWSEGTLQFAPTYKYQAHSDEYTGSDGKATKRTPAWCDRILSFGKGMRLVQYRRTENKFSDHRPVVAIYMAEVEVFSARKLQRALTFTDAEIEDEGLVAVVV